The Pirellulales bacterium DNA window AAGGACTTCCCGGCCGCCTGCTCTGACGCCATCAAGGCCAAATACCCCAAGGCCAAGATCGAGGAGATCATGGAAGTCAACAAGGTGGAGGGCAAGAAGGAAACGCCGATCCATTACGAATGCGTGCTCGGCGAGCCCGGCAAGAAATCGTTTGAAGTCGTCGTCGCGTTGGACGGCAAAACCGTCGAGGAAGAAAAAGAGTAACCAGCGACGTCACATAAGCCGAGCGTCTGTTGACAAACGGTTGATTCCTGTGTCGCATCCCGGCGGATGGTAGAATAAGCATGACGCTATTCTACCATCCGCCATTCTATCCTTAGAACCCCTCACAAAACCGCCTGGGAGAAGGGGACAGTCCCCAGTTTTGCTCCGCCGACCATCGCGGCGATGGTGCCCGCGCAAAATGGGGACAGTCCGCTGGGCGGTTTTGTGAGGGGTTCCGACGATCGTCATGGGCATTCGCATTCTGGTCGTCGAGGACGAGCCGCAGATCGCCGATTTCGTCGTGCGCGGATTGCGCGAAGAGGGGTTCACCGTCGAACATGCGGCCGACGGCAACGATGGTTGGCACGCCTTCAAGGCGCGCGACTGGGACTTGATCTTGCTCGATTGGTGGTTGCCGGGGCGAGATGGCCTCTCGCTGTTGCGCGGCTATCGCGAGGCAGGAAACACGACGCCGGTCTTGATGCTGACCGCCCGCGACGCCGTTTCCGATCGGGTCCGCGGCTTGGACAGCGGGGCGGACGATTACCTTTGCAAGCCGTTCGCCTTCGCGGAGCTGCTCGCCCGCGTTCGGGCGTTGGCTCGGCGAAAGAGCAGCGCGGCGACGACGGTGCTGAGCCATGGCGATGTGCGCGTTGATCTGGCCACGCAGCGAGTCGAACGGGCGGGCAAGCGGATCGATCTGACCGCCAAGGAGCAGGCCCTGCTGGTGCTGTTCCTCCGTCGTCCCGCGGAGGTCCTCACCCGAACGCGGATTTACGATCACGTTTGGGACGAGCGGTACGACGGCCTGTCGAACACGCTGGAAGTCCACGTGATGGAACTGCGGCGAAAGCTGGAAAAGCACGGGCCGCGATTGATCCACACGCTCCGCGGCCGCGGCTATTTTTTCGGTGAATCGGCGAGCGCATGAGTTTGACCACACGACTGACGAGTTTCTTCCTGGGCGTGCTGGCCTGCGTTCTGGTCGGCTTTGCCGTGGCGCTGTATTGCCTGGCGAGCAGTTATCTGCACCATCAGCCCGACGAGCGGCTCACGTCGGCCCTCCACACGTTGGCCGCCGCGGCGGAAGTTGGCGGCGACGGAGTGGAATGGGAAGTCGGCAATCGCTCGTTGACATTGGGGCAAGATGCGTCGCCCGATCAAGTTCGTTGGCTGGTCCGCGACGGAAAGGGAATCGACGTGGATCGTTCGCGGAACCTTTCTGCCGACGAATTGCCGCAGCTTCGATTATTTGCGAACTCAAGTGCACAAGACGCGCAATTTCGGTTTCCCGGCGGCGCGACCTGGCGTCTCGTTCAGATGCGAATCGCGGCCAGCGCTTCGGCCGGCCGCGATGAATCGACGCCAACCCCGAACTCGACCGCGGCCGCGGCCAATGCCGAGCCGCAATCCACATTGTATCCGGCATTGCAGTTGACGGTCGGCGTATCGTTAGCGCCAGTCGATGCAACGCTGCGCAATCTGGCCCTGACGCTCGTCTGCCTGTCGCTCGCGCTATGGTGCCTCGCGGCGCTCGCCGGCCGCTGGCTCTGCCGCCGGGCATTGGCGCCGGTCACTCGAATGGCCGAAACGGCGCGCCACATGAACGCCGATGATTGGCGAACGCGACTGCCGTCGCCGCAGACCGGCGACGAACTGGAGCAACTTGCATCCGCCTTCAATGGCCTGCTCACGCGGCTGGAGGAATCATTCGAGAGGCAGCGGCGATTCACGGGAGACGCCTCGCACCAACTGCGCACGCCGCTCGCCGGAATGTTGGGGCAGATCGATGT harbors:
- a CDS encoding response regulator transcription factor, giving the protein MGIRILVVEDEPQIADFVVRGLREEGFTVEHAADGNDGWHAFKARDWDLILLDWWLPGRDGLSLLRGYREAGNTTPVLMLTARDAVSDRVRGLDSGADDYLCKPFAFAELLARVRALARRKSSAATTVLSHGDVRVDLATQRVERAGKRIDLTAKEQALLVLFLRRPAEVLTRTRIYDHVWDERYDGLSNTLEVHVMELRRKLEKHGPRLIHTLRGRGYFFGESASA
- a CDS encoding ATP-binding protein, producing MSLTTRLTSFFLGVLACVLVGFAVALYCLASSYLHHQPDERLTSALHTLAAAAEVGGDGVEWEVGNRSLTLGQDASPDQVRWLVRDGKGIDVDRSRNLSADELPQLRLFANSSAQDAQFRFPGGATWRLVQMRIAASASAGRDESTPTPNSTAAAANAEPQSTLYPALQLTVGVSLAPVDATLRNLALTLVCLSLALWCLAALAGRWLCRRALAPVTRMAETARHMNADDWRTRLPSPQTGDELEQLASAFNGLLTRLEESFERQRRFTGDASHQLRTPLAGMLGQIDVALLRQRSPDEYQRVLEAVRSQGNRIRQIVESQLFLARADAEALGPALEVVDLAAWLPEHLADWHDHPRWPDFRCEAPSGEAILLSTHPPLLAQLLDNLLDNAAKYSPPGTPISIRLTADEAWIALAVEDAGNGIAPADLPHIFEPFFRSEQARQLGISGVGLGLAVAQRIAMALGGNIRAECLKTGGSRFVVRLSRREVTLAEPNVCENQSTMSGSIGS